Proteins from a genomic interval of Echeneis naucrates chromosome 21, fEcheNa1.1, whole genome shotgun sequence:
- the LOC115062114 gene encoding trace amine-associated receptor 13c-like, whose translation MEVWEEVELCFPQLNSSCRKTVRPHSEALCIYSLLSIITLLTVVLNLLVIISISHFRQLHTTTNLLLLSLAAADFVVGLLQMPVLLLQNQGCWFLGDFMCGVHYFLGFLVVSVSVGNMVLISVDRYIAICEPMVYSTRVTLKRVQLCVCLCWIFSAVHSSWILRDFLKRPNRYNSCYGDCVVVVNFVEGAVDLVVTFLGPILVIIVLYLRVFVVAVSQARAMRCHIAAVTLQLSGSVKAKKSEMKAARTLGIVVAVFLLCSSPYYCFAVAAENNLVGASSSPIEIWLVYFNSCLNPVIYVFFYPWFRKSIKNIITCQILQPGSSQTSLM comes from the exons aTGGAGGTATGGGAAgaagttgaactctgctttccCCAACTCAACAGCTCCTGCAGGAAGACTGTGCGTCCTCATTCTGAAGCCTTGTGCATTTACTCTCTGCTGTCCATCATCACTCTGCTCACTGTGGTTCttaacctgctggtcatcatctccatctcccacttcag gcagctccacaccaccaccaacctcctcctcctctctctggctgctgctgactttgtaGTGGGTCTCTTGCAGATGCCAGTTCTTCTtctccagaaccaaggctgctGGTTCCTGGGTGACTTTATGTGTGGTGTGCATTACTTTCTGGGGTTCCtggttgtcagtgtttcagtaggaaacatggtgctgaTATCTGTTGATCGCTACATTGCTATTTGTGAGCCCATGGTTTACTCCACCAGAGTTACCCTAAAGagagttcagctctgtgtttgtctgtgctggatattttctgctgttcacagcagctggataCTTCGGGATTTCCTAAAACGTCCAAACAGGTATAACTCCTGTTATggtgattgtgttgttgtggtaaACTTTGTTGAAGGAGCTGTTGATCTTGTTGTTACCTTTTTAGGCCCCATTTTAGTCATCATAGTTTTGTACTTGCGAgtttttgtggtggctgtgtctcaGGCTCGTGCCATGCGCTGTCACATTGCAGCTGTCACACTACAACTTTCAGGGAgtgtaaaagctaaaaaatcagaaatgaaagcagccaggactctggGTATTGTagtagctgtgtttctgttgtgttcctctccatattattgttttgctgttgcagcTGAGAATAATTTAGTCGGGGCGTCATCTTCACCCATTGAGATTTGGCTGGTGTATTTCAACTCCTGTCTAAACCCTGTGATCTATGTCTTTTTCTACCCCTGGttcagaaaatctattaaaaacatcattacatgtcagatactgcagcctggctccagtcagaccagtttaatgtag
- the LOC115062292 gene encoding trace amine-associated receptor 13c-like, with protein METLEEAELCFPQMNTSCRKKLQHYATNVFLYILLSSITVLTVCLNLLVIISISHFRQLHTSTNLLLLSLAVSDFLVGLLLMPVQILRKEGCWVLGSLTCRLFIYASFVLTSASVGNMVLISVDRYVAICDPLHYSTKVTLNRVKVSVGLCWACSVLYNGVILNVFLKHPDRYNSCYGQCVAVINFLTGALDGVLTFIGPISVIITLYMKVFVVAVSQARALRSHTAAVKVQNSVHVSAKKSERKAARTLGVVVVVFLICFCPYFYPSIAGQDMSSDVEISVFGIWLLYCNSCLNPLIYAFFYPWFRKCIRQIVTLQILQPYSSDANIL; from the exons atggagaccctggaggaagctgaactctgctttccacagatgaacacttcatgcaggaagaagttacagcattacgccacaaacgttttcctttacattctgctgtcctccatcaccgtactgactgtctgtctcaacctgctggtcatcatctctatctcccacttcag gcagctacacacctccaccaacctcctcctcctctctctggctgtctcagacTTCCTTGTCGGACTCCTGCTGATGCCAGTTCAAATCCTCCGTAAAGaaggctgctgggttttggggagcttgacatgcagactgtttatttatgcctcttttgtcctcacatctgcctcagtaggaaacatggtgctcatATCAGTTGACCGTTACGTGGCCATTTGTGACCCTTTGCATTACTCCACTAAAGTCActctaaacagagttaaagtcagtgttggtctgtgttgggcctgttctgtcttgtataacggtgtgatactgaatgtcttcctgaaacacccagataggtataattcctgctatggacagtgtgtagctgttattaacttcttaacaggagctttagatggtgtgttgacttttataggtcccatttccgttatcataactctgtatatgaaagtatttgtggtggctgtgtcacaggctcgagctctgaggtctcatactgcagcagtgaaagtccagaattcagttcatgtgagcgctaaaaagtctgagagaaaagcagccaggactcttggtgttgttgtagttgtgtttctaatatgtttctgtccttatttttatccctcaatTGCAGGCCAGGACATGTCAAGTGATgtggaaatttcagtttttgggatCTGGCTACTTTATTGTAACTCCTGTCTAAATCCACTgatctatgcttttttctatccttggtttagaaagtgtattcgtcagattgtcacacttcagatactgcagccttattcctctgatgccaacatactgtag